In Paenibacillus sp. FSL M7-0420, a single genomic region encodes these proteins:
- a CDS encoding nucleotidyltransferase domain-containing protein, which produces MNESIRQELLSKNEKLINMVIERAKRDFPEEIAVIGLAGSCNTGDYHEKSDLDLIIINNNNQGWGISSCFILGDVGYDIYCTPWETRIEEQAALESPMISSLIDLQVLYYAKPEDLEKLKVYQQRALDALAKPLGRDCMERAKKWIDLAKQEYANICLTEDKGAVRLASAELVYNLVNALTHMNNTYLKRGLKRYLEDTAAYRYLPENYETIYMNVICAKTTDEIRSTSGILLKSILDLYSILYQKYVEQPVPTYDNLAGTYEELWCNYRNKIIASAESKDASYAFYAAMGAQGLLDEMTESRGTRKFGLMQYFDAANLDMFKDRFLLAMDDYLEEYQRAGRQPRKYDTFEELYRQYMNK; this is translated from the coding sequence ATGAATGAAAGTATCAGGCAGGAGCTATTATCCAAAAACGAAAAACTGATCAACATGGTGATCGAGCGGGCCAAACGGGATTTTCCGGAGGAGATTGCAGTAATCGGGCTTGCGGGCTCTTGCAATACCGGGGATTATCATGAGAAAAGCGACCTGGATCTGATCATCATCAATAATAACAACCAAGGCTGGGGCATCTCGTCCTGCTTCATTCTGGGGGATGTCGGTTATGATATCTACTGCACTCCTTGGGAGACCCGGATCGAAGAACAGGCCGCGCTTGAAAGTCCGATGATCTCCTCTCTAATAGATTTGCAGGTGCTCTACTATGCCAAGCCCGAGGATCTGGAGAAGCTTAAGGTCTATCAGCAACGGGCGCTGGATGCTCTGGCGAAGCCCCTGGGACGCGATTGTATGGAACGGGCGAAGAAGTGGATCGATCTGGCCAAGCAGGAATATGCGAATATTTGTCTTACAGAGGATAAGGGAGCCGTAAGGCTGGCTTCAGCGGAGTTGGTCTACAATCTGGTGAACGCTTTGACGCATATGAATAATACTTATTTGAAAAGAGGGCTGAAAAGATACCTGGAGGACACCGCAGCCTACCGCTACCTCCCCGAAAACTATGAAACGATCTATATGAATGTGATCTGTGCGAAGACGACAGACGAGATCCGTAGTACCTCCGGCATTTTGCTCAAAAGTATCCTTGATCTGTACAGCATCCTGTATCAGAAATATGTAGAACAGCCTGTTCCTACCTATGATAATCTGGCGGGCACCTATGAGGAATTATGGTGTAACTACCGCAACAAGATCATCGCCAGCGCTGAAAGTAAGGATGCTTCTTACGCCTTTTACGCCGCCATGGGAGCGCAGGGTCTGCTGGATGAAATGACCGAATCGCGGGGAACGCGGAAGTTCGGACTCATGCAATATTTTGATGCCGCTAATCTGGATATGTTCAAGGACCGGTTCCTCCTGGCAATGGATGACTATCTGGAGGAATATCAGCGGGCCGGCCGGCAGCCCCGGAAGTACGATACTTTTGAAGAGCTGTACCGGCAATATATGAACAAGTAA